The following proteins come from a genomic window of Streptomyces sp. NBC_01716:
- a CDS encoding metallophosphoesterase, whose protein sequence is MTQGAGTGQGPVVRTATLRDFRVPPYTQVPVRPERPEQPAPPEETTRAGESGRSGESAPQLTAVAVAPTGTAETSETAVGRPAAATPPGAPAGLGIAPRTDPRGVTFPTPEAAESAPGPTPVATGVSDAPSRPDPRSHAYAGPAIPSQAVTPPVTAAVTPAAPAADVTPTDHPGNAVPRDEVPEGYTPTERDLPVIKRGDTVQVTVAPVPSPGTADGLGPLFVVGDVHGYLDELVAALAEQGLIDGEGSWAAGNTRLWFLGDFTDRGPDGVGVIDLVMRLSAEAAAAGGYCKALMGNHELLLLGARRFGDTPVNSGAGTATFQAAWLLNGGQKTDMERLQDVHLQWMSRLDALVEEDGHLLMHSDTTAYLDYGDSIEDVNDNVRAILTRNDADECWDIFRKLTKRFAFRDNGGSEAARELMAAYGGQRIVHGHSPIPYLLGEVGTEDASDDEENSGPVVDGPHVYADGLAIAMDGGVTMAGKLLVVRLPLHN, encoded by the coding sequence ATGACTCAGGGGGCCGGGACCGGTCAGGGACCCGTGGTGCGCACGGCGACGCTGCGCGATTTCCGGGTGCCGCCGTACACGCAGGTTCCCGTACGGCCGGAGCGCCCGGAGCAGCCCGCGCCGCCCGAAGAGACCACGCGGGCCGGGGAGTCGGGCCGGTCCGGCGAGTCCGCGCCACAGCTGACCGCGGTCGCGGTCGCGCCCACCGGGACAGCCGAAACCTCCGAGACCGCCGTCGGCCGGCCGGCCGCCGCCACGCCGCCGGGCGCTCCGGCGGGACTCGGTATCGCGCCGCGTACGGACCCGCGGGGCGTCACGTTCCCGACGCCCGAGGCGGCGGAGTCCGCCCCCGGGCCGACGCCGGTGGCCACGGGGGTTTCTGACGCCCCGTCACGCCCCGATCCGCGCAGCCACGCGTACGCGGGCCCCGCGATCCCCTCCCAGGCCGTCACACCCCCCGTCACGGCCGCCGTGACCCCCGCCGCGCCCGCCGCCGACGTCACCCCCACCGACCATCCCGGCAACGCCGTCCCCCGCGACGAGGTCCCCGAGGGCTACACGCCCACCGAGCGCGACCTCCCGGTGATCAAGCGCGGTGACACCGTGCAGGTGACCGTCGCCCCCGTCCCGAGCCCCGGCACCGCGGACGGCCTCGGCCCGCTCTTCGTCGTCGGCGACGTCCACGGCTATCTCGACGAACTCGTCGCCGCCCTCGCCGAACAGGGCCTCATCGACGGTGAGGGCAGCTGGGCCGCGGGCAACACCCGCCTGTGGTTCCTCGGCGACTTCACCGACCGGGGCCCCGACGGCGTCGGTGTCATCGACCTCGTCATGCGGCTCTCCGCCGAGGCCGCCGCCGCCGGCGGCTACTGCAAGGCCCTGATGGGCAATCACGAACTGCTGCTGCTCGGCGCCCGCCGCTTCGGCGACACCCCGGTCAACTCCGGTGCCGGCACCGCCACCTTCCAGGCCGCCTGGCTGCTCAACGGCGGGCAGAAGACGGACATGGAGCGCCTCCAGGACGTCCATCTCCAGTGGATGTCCCGGCTCGACGCCCTCGTGGAGGAGGACGGGCATCTGCTGATGCACTCCGACACGACCGCGTATCTCGACTACGGCGACAGCATCGAGGACGTCAACGACAACGTCCGCGCCATCCTCACCCGCAACGACGCGGACGAGTGCTGGGACATCTTCCGCAAGCTCACCAAGCGTTTCGCGTTCCGCGACAACGGCGGTTCGGAAGCGGCCAGGGAGCTGATGGCCGCGTACGGCGGGCAGCGGATTGTCCACGGCCACAGCCCGATTCCGTATCTGCTCGGCGAAGTCGGCACCGAGGACGCGTCGGACGACGAGGAGAATTCGGGACCCGTGGTCGACGGGCCGCATGTCTACGCGGACGGGCTCGCCATCGCCATGGACGGCGGAGTGACCATGGCCGGAAAGCTTCTGGTCGTACGGCTCCCACTGCATAACTGA
- a CDS encoding LacI family DNA-binding transcriptional regulator — protein sequence MTPAGKHQVSRTDTSRRGSRQGRAGIRDVAAAAGVSITTVSDALNGKGRLPDATRRHVREVAERLGYRPSAAARTLRTGKSGLIGLTVTTYGDEPFTFTEFAYFAEMARAATSAALARGYALVILPATSRHDVWSNVALDGTVVIDPSDHDPVVTELVRQGLPVVSDGRPAGTLPVTAWVDNDHEAAVLDLLDHLAAAGARRIGLLTGTTTDTYTRLSTTAYLRWCERVGQDPVYESYPAHDPCAGAVAADRLLARPDRPDAVYGLFDPNGTDLLAAARRYGLRVPEDLLLVCCSESTVYATTEPPITTLSLKPRRIGTAVVQLLIDAIEGTDTGRPVEQVIPTELIVRTSSQRRPPRTTVSAPRSPARD from the coding sequence ATGACACCAGCAGGGAAACACCAGGTGAGCCGGACGGACACATCCCGCCGGGGCAGCCGGCAAGGTCGGGCGGGCATCCGGGACGTGGCCGCCGCAGCCGGTGTCTCCATCACGACCGTCTCCGACGCGCTCAACGGCAAGGGACGGTTACCCGACGCCACACGCCGGCATGTCCGAGAAGTCGCCGAGCGGCTGGGCTATCGCCCGTCCGCCGCGGCCCGAACCCTCCGTACCGGCAAGTCGGGCCTGATCGGCCTGACCGTCACCACATACGGGGACGAACCTTTCACCTTCACCGAATTCGCCTACTTCGCCGAGATGGCACGGGCCGCGACCTCCGCGGCGCTCGCCCGCGGGTACGCGCTCGTCATCCTCCCGGCCACTTCCCGCCACGACGTCTGGTCGAACGTCGCGCTCGACGGCACCGTCGTCATCGACCCCTCCGACCACGACCCGGTCGTCACCGAGCTCGTCCGCCAGGGCCTGCCCGTCGTCTCCGACGGCCGCCCGGCCGGCACCCTCCCCGTCACCGCCTGGGTCGACAACGACCACGAGGCCGCCGTACTCGATCTGCTCGACCATCTCGCCGCGGCCGGCGCACGCCGGATCGGGCTGCTCACCGGGACCACCACCGACACGTACACCCGGCTCTCCACCACCGCGTATCTGCGCTGGTGCGAGCGGGTCGGACAGGACCCCGTCTACGAGTCCTACCCCGCGCACGACCCCTGCGCCGGGGCCGTCGCCGCCGACCGGCTGCTCGCCAGGCCCGACCGGCCCGACGCGGTGTACGGGCTCTTCGACCCCAACGGCACCGACCTGCTCGCCGCCGCGCGGCGCTACGGCCTGCGGGTGCCCGAGGACCTGCTGCTGGTCTGCTGCAGCGAGTCCACCGTGTACGCGACCACCGAGCCGCCCATCACGACACTCTCGCTCAAGCCGCGCCGTATCGGCACCGCCGTCGTCCAGTTGCTCATCGACGCCATCGAGGGGACCGACACCGGGCGTCCCGTCGAACAGGTGATACCGACGGAGCTGATCGTCCGGACCTCGTCCCAGCGGCGCCCGCCCCGTACCACCGTCAGCGCTCCGAGGTCTCCCGCCAGGGACTGA